In Arthrobacter sp. CJ23, the genomic window GAAGGACGTGGCGGCATCCAGTGCGGGGAAGTCCTGCGTCCCGGCGTAGTCGTGGTCGTCGAAGGCCTCGCCCGTCGCGGCGCGGTACGGCTCCGTGGCCTTGGAAATGTAGGGCGCCGAGGACGTCTCCTGGTACTGGACGACGTCGGCCGTGTGATTGGCGATGATGTCGAAGTAGACCTTCATGCCGCGGGCGTGGGCGGCGTCGATGAGGGTCTTCAGCTCGGCGTTGGTGCCCAGGTGGGGGTCGATCTGGGTGAAGTCGGTGACCCAGTAGCCGTGGTAGCCGGCCGAGCTGTTGTCCAGCTGCCCGCCGCCCTGGACGGCCTTGTTCTTGAAGCTCGGGGTGAGCCACAGGGCGTTGGTGCCCAGGCCCTGGATGTACTCCAGCCGGTCCTGCAGGCCCTTCAGGTCGCCGCCGTTGTAGAAGCCCTTGCGGGTGGGATCGTAGCCGGACACCATCGGATCGGAACCCAGCCCGCCGTCGTCGTTGGCTGTGCTGCCGTTGCCGAAACGGTCGGCCATGACGAAGTAGAAGTTCTGATTGCTGACGCCGCCGCGGACCGAATGCTGGGCTGCTGGATCGGCGGCGGGCTTCTTGAGGCCGATGTCCGCGGCGCCCGCGGGCAGGACGCCCGACGCCGTCACCACCGCGGAGGCGAGCACGACGGCGGCCGTGCGGCGGAATGCCCTGCGCGGACTTCCACTCGGGTCCTTTCGGGGGACGGCGGCTCTGGATGGGACGGTTTGGGGGTAAACGGTTCGGGGGCTGCGAGATAACAAGTGATGAACCTTCCGCTAAGCGACTTTGCTGTGTGGCAAGTCACAACTGTAAACGCTTGCGTTGGCTTAATCCACAGAAATGAAGGGAATTGCTGGCGAATTCCTGAATCACGCGATGCCAAACTGGAAACGCTTGCACTACTGCCGACTGCCCGTTGTGGAAAATCTCATTGTGCCTCTGCATGATGAGTCTGCGGAATGTTATGCACCTGTCCATAACGCGGCGTTCCTGACTTGCATAGGGTTGAGGAGATCTGGTTCACACGACTCAAGGATGAATTTCAACGATGAAGAGCATCGCCCTCCTTCGCGAGCGCGCCACGCGCGCCATGCCCACCGGTTCCCACTGCCCGGCATCGGGATTGTGGAGCCCGGACTCTGATCCGGACGCCGTGCAGGTGTTCCCCGAAGGCCATGTGCTTCCCGCCCACAACGGCATGCCGACCATCTGGCGCCGGCGCCCTGCCGGCGGCGCGTCTGCATGACCAGCATCCTTTTGAAGCGGCCGGCCGGCTACCGGCACATCCCCTCATCCAAATGGACGGAGCTCAGCTCCGGCGATGCCGTATGGATCTATGAAGCGGGCTGGGGTGTCGGAGCCGGGCGCGTTGACGTGGTCTCCACGGACCACGAATTGCTGTGGGTGCTCCTTGAGCCCACCGGCCGCAGATTGCTCTGTGGAACGGACGCCGTAGAGGTCTGGTCCGCCTAGGACCCGTCGAGATGGCCGGCGGCGAGCAGCGCCGTCGGCGATCCGGTTTCCACACGGCTGATCGGGCCTTCCGGCAGCCCCGTTTCCGGGTGCAGCCGGAAGGTCACCACGTCGTTGGACCGTTCGTGGGCAACGTGCAGCCAGCCCGCGCGCACCAGGTGGTGGCGCGGCCAGTTGCCGCCGCTCGGCACATCCGCCAGTGGCTCCAGGCGCGTGCCGTCCTCCGTGACACGCAGGACGCAGATGCGGTTCGACCCCCGGACGCCAACATAGGCGTGCCGACCGTCCGGTGACAGCCCGATCTCAGCCGCGGAGTCGCCGTCGAACGCTCCCTCCGCAGTTGCGGGACCAATGGCCGCGAGCTCAAACGTGCCGTCCGGCGAGGGCCTGACCGTCGCCACCTCGATCGAGTACTCGGTCACCACAAAGACGGTCCCGCTGGAATGCCGGGTCAGGTGCCGCGGCCCCGAACCCTTGGGGAGCACCACCTGATGGTCCGCCACCAGGCCCTCGCCCGGCACGTAGCGCCACACGCGCAGCAGGTCATGGCCCAAGTCCGTCGTCATGATGCGGCCGTCCGGCAGCATGAGGCTGGCGTGCGCACGGCTGGGCCGCGCTTCGCCGCCAGGCCCGGCGCCGTAAGGGTCGACGGCGGGTGCGGCACTGTGGCGCGAGGTGATGCCGCCGTCGTGGTCAAGTTCGTAAAGGACCACCTGGCCGTCGCCCCAGCAGGCAACCACCAGGAAGCGGCCCTGCGGATCCACCGCCACATGGCAGGCGGCCGGGCCGGCGGGCCAGGTCCCGCCCAGCGGGTCAAGTCCGGAAGCGCCGCTCGGCCGATAGGCCCGGACCGTCTGCGCGTGTTCTTCCACGGCGTAGACCACCGGCAGTTCGGGATGGATTGCAAGGAACGACGGCGAATCGGCGGCAGTCGCCAGCCCCAGGGACGCCACGTGGCCGTCCGCGCCGAGCGAGAGCGCTCCGATGCCTTTCCCGTTCCCGTTGCTGTCCGCGGTGTAGGACCCTGTCCAGACCAGTTCTGCCACCGTCAGTGGCCCTGCACGTCGGAGTCCACGCCGGCGTCGGGCCCGGCGTCCAGCGTGTCCAGGGCGGCGAGGTCCTCGTGGTCCAGGGTGAAGTCGAAGACGTCCAGGTTTTCCTGCATGCGCTCCGGGTTCGAGGTCTTGGGGATGGCGACCAGGCCATGCTGGACGTGCCAGCGGAGCACCACCTGCCCGGGCGTCTTGGCGTGCTTCTTCCCGAGGCGGGCCAGCACCGGGGCATGGAGCAGATCCCCGCCCGCGCCCAGGGGGCTGTAGGACTCGGTGACGATGTGGTGCTGTTGGTTGAACGCACGCGCAACCGGCCGCGGAATGGCGGGGCTCAGCTGGATCTGGTTGACGGCCGGCACAACGTCGGTTTCGGCGAAAAGCAGGTCCAGGTGCGCGGGCTTGAAGTTTGAAACGCCGATCGAGCGGACCTTGCCCGAGGCCTGCAGTTCCTCGAAGGTCTTCCAGGTGGAGACGAAGTCACGGCGCCGGGGGAGCGGCCAATGGATCAGGAGCAGGTCCACGTAGTCCAGGCCCAGGCGTTGCAGCGATCCGTCCAGTCCAGCCGCGGCCCTGCCCGAGCCCTGGAACTCACCGTCCAGCTTGGTGGTGACGAACAGTTCCTCCCGGACCACCCCGCAGGCGCGGATCCCGTTGCCAACGCCCTGCTCGTTGCCGTACTTGACGGCGGTATCGATGTGCCGATAGCCCAGCCCCACGGCCTGGACCACCGCCTCGGCAACCCGGGCGTCGTCCAAGGGCCAGGTGCCCAAGCCGATCTGCGGGATCCGGTGGCCATCGTTGAGTTCGATGAGCGGTGAAAGTGCCATGCCGGTCACCACGCGTAGTCCTCGGGCGCGGTGCGGTGCCCCGGGAAGATGTCGTCCAGCCTCTTGAGCGCATCGGCGTCGAGGGTGACATCCAATGCGCGGATGGCGGCGTCGAGCTGTTCCTGCGTGCGCGGCCCCACAATCGGTGCCGTCACGGCGGGCTGGTGGAGCAGCCAGGCAAGGGCGATGTCGCCGGGGGCTTGGCCCAGGTCATCGGCGAAGTCCTCGTACTGCTGGATCTGGTCCCGGTGCTTCTTCAGGGTTTCCAGTGCACGCCCTTCGGCGCGGCGGACGCCCTGCTGTTCCTTCTTCAGCACGCCGCCCAGCAGGCCTCCATGCAGCGGCGACCACGGAATCAGTCCGAGGCCGTACTGCTGCGCGGCCGGAATGACCTCGAGTTCCACCTGACGGGTGAGCAGGTTGTAGATGGACTGCTCGCTGACCAGGCCCGTGTAGTGGCGCCTCCGGGCGGCTTCCTGGGCCTGGGCGATGTGCCAGCCGGCAAAGTTGCTGCTGCCCGCATACAGGATCTTGCCCTGCTGCACGGCCACTTCCATCGCCTGCCAGATCTCGTCCCACGGCGTATCGCGATCGATGTGGTGGAACTGGTAGATGTCGATGTAGTCCGTCTGCAGCCGCTTGAGGCTGGCGTCCAGGGCGCGCCGGATGTTCAGCGCGGAGAGTTTGGACTCGTTGGGGCGGTCCGTCATGGTGCCGTACAGCTTGGTGGCGAGGACGGTCCGTTCGCGGCGCTCGCCGCCCTTCGCGAACCAGCGGCCGAGGATCTCCTCCGTCCAGCCGCGGTGTCCGGTGCCGCCGTAGACGTTGGCGGTGTCGAAGAAGTTGATGCCGGAGTCCAGTGCGGCGTCCATGATCGAGTGGGCTGTCGCCTCCTCGGTCTGCGGGCCGAAGTTCATGGTGCCCAGGCAGAGGCGGGAGACTTTCAGGCCGGAGCGGCCCAGATGGGTGTAATGCACGCTGGTTCCTTTGGCTTGGGCTGTTGTTCTGAGCCTATGCAGTTTTCGGCCCGGAGTCAGCAGTTCGGCGCGATCCTGCTCTCCCAGGGGGCGCCGGTATCCTTGAAGGATGAGTGACACTGCCGCCTCAACCGTCACCTTCGGTGGCCGCTTCGCCCGCGAATTTGCGGAGATGGCCATTCCTTGGCGGGCGGAGAAGGCACCCGAGCCTCGTCTGCTGGTGCTCAACGCGCCGCTGGCCGCCGAGCTGGGCCTCGACCCCGATTTCCTCCGCAGCCCGGCGGGCCTGCTCCTGCTCACCGGCAATGATTTCCCGGAGGAAGCCACCCCGGTGGCCCAGGCCTACGCCGGCCACCAGTTCGGCTGGTATTCGCCCCGCCTCGGCGACGGACGCGCCCTCCTGCTCGGGGAACTCACCCACGTGGACGGCCGGCCCCGCGACCTCCACCTCAAGGGTTCGGGGCGCACGCCGTTCGCCCGGAACGGCGACGGCCTCGCCGTCGTCGGGCCCATGCTCCGCGAGTACATCGTGAGTGAGGCGATGCACGCCTTGGGCATCCCCACCACGCGGTCCCTGGCCGTCGTGGGAACGGGCCGCGCCGTGCAGCGCGAGACGCTGCTCCCGGGAGCCGTGCTGGCCCGGGTCGCCAGCAGCCACCTGCGCGTGGGCAGCTTCCAGTACGCCCGCGCCACCGGCGACGTCGAGCTCCTGCGACGCCTTGCCGATTACGCCATCGCTTGCCACCATCCGGGAGCCGCGGACGCCGGGAATCCTTACCTTGCCTTGTTCCAGGCGGTGATTGCGGCCCAGGCGTCGCTGCTGGCCCGGTGGATGCTGGTGGGCTTCGTCCACGGGGTCATGAACACGGACAACATGACCATCTCGGGCGAGACCATCGATTACGGGCCGTGCGCCTTCATGGAGGGGTTCGACCCCGCCGCCGTCTACAGCTCGATCGACGAATCCGGACGCTACGCCTACCGCAACCAGCCGGTGGTGGCGGAGTGGAACCTCGCCCGGCTCGCCGAGGCCCTGCTGCCCCTGCTCCACGACGACGAGGAGCAGGGCGTTGCGCTCGCGGTCGAATCACTCGAAGGCTTCCGCCGGCAGTACAGCGCGGCATGGTCGGCGGGGATGCGGACCAAGATTGGCCTGAGCCAAGACGCTGACGACGGCGTGGCCTCGCCTCTGGTGGACGAGCTGCTGGCGCTCCTCCAGGAAGGCCGCGTCGACTACACCGGGTTCTTCCGGAACCTCGGAAAGGCCGCCCGCGGCCTGTCCGGGCCCGCACGGGGCATGGTCCTGGATCTGGCGGCCTTCGATGCCTGGCTTGGGCGCTGGCGCGCGGCAGACCCCGACGCCGGCCTGATGGACCGGGTCAACCCCGCCTACATACCCCGGAACCACCTCGTGGAAGAGGCCCTCGCCGCCGCCACCGCCGGCGATCTCGATCCGCTCCACGAGCTCCTGGACGCGGTGGCCCGGCCCTTCGAGGAGCGCCCCGGCCTGGAGCGATATGCCGCCGCAGCCCCGGAAGACTTCGGTGCCTACCGGACCTTCTGCGGAACCTAGACTGTGCAGGCAGGCTTAAGCGCTGATGGCCGCGCCCCTTCCGGGGCGCGGCCATCAGCGGTTAATCAGGAGTCCGGTCAGCGTTCCAATCGGAAGCCAAGTTTGATGGTGACCTGCCAATCGGCCACGGCGCCGTCGGCCAGATGGCCGCGGATTTCCTTGACTTCGAACCAGTCAAGGTTCCGCAGGGTCTGTGCGGCTGCGGCTATTCCGTTCTTGATGGCGGCGTCCACCCCCTCGGACGAGGTGCCTACAATCTCGGAAACGCTATATGTGTGGTCAGCCATGGTGCTCCTCATCATCGTCTCTGATCTTTGGACTGCGGGCTCGCGCGGCAGGCCGTGAATGCAGACTAGCCCACAGATGGCTGGGCGACCAGAGGCGTGTTCCTTCGCAAACACCGGATCCTGAACGATGATGATGGAGTGCAGATCCATTGCAGCAGTACCAGCGAACATCACCCCCAGGAGAACTCATGACTGAATTGATCGTTGTCGGCGTTGACAGCAGCGAGACGGCAATGCGGGCAGCCGTGGCAGCAGCGAAGCTGGCCACTGCCCTGAAAGCCGAGCTGCACGTGGTCAGCGGCTTTGATAGTGACCGCATCGAAGAATTCGGAAGCGGCAGCGACCGCATTGTCGTTTCCGCGGCCGACTCCGCAGAAGCGGTGGCCCGCCAGGTGTCGGAGGAACTGACCGTGGAGGGCGGCAGCATCAAGTACTTCGCTGCCCGGGGCACTCCGGCCAACGCGCTGATCAGCCACGCCGAGGCAAACCAGGCCCAGCTGATCGTGGTTGGAAACAAGCGCATGAAGGGCCTTGGGCGCGTCCTCGGCAGCATCGCCAACAGCGTGGCGCACGGGGCTCCATGCGACGTGTACATCGTGAACACGGACGTCGACTAAGCTCGCCCAAGTAGCTCGCAATAGTGGTTGTTCTGAGCGCTCAGAACAACCACTATTGCTACTCAGTTGGGCCTCCCGGCACCTAGTGGCCCTGGAACGCCTCAGCCAGCCACCACGATCCGCCGTCTGAGGCGATCTTCGCGTCGATGACGATGGGCCGCTCCTGCGTGCCGGCACGGTACGCGTCAACCCAGGAGCGCACGGCGTCCAGGTCGGCGATGGTCCGGACGGTCACCCCTTCGGCTCCGTAGCCCCGGGCGATCGCGGCAAGGTCCGTCTCCGGGAACACCACGCTGCCAAGGTCCGCCCCTGAGTGGTGTTCCGCGAAGTGGTGGACCTCTGCCCCGTAGGCGGCGTCGTTGTAGACGATGCACACGAGGGGCAGTTTGAGCCGGACGGCGGTCTCGAGTTCGCTGATGCCCATGAGGAAGCCCCCGTCGCCCGCGCCCAGGACGGGCAGACGGTTTGGTTGCGCCAGCGCGGCGCCGATGGCCGTGGACAGGCCCAGCCCGATGGCCTGGAAGGCCTGCGTGAAGCAGAAGCCGAACTCGTCCGGCACGGCCAGGTACTGGCTGGGATAGCCCATGAAGTTGCCCGAATCCACGGCCAGGATCCGCTCGGCCGGCAGTATCGTATCGAGTTCGCGGCTGAGCACGCGCGGATCGATGGACGCCGCCGTGGACAGGTCCGGCGTTTCGACGTCCCGCCACCGCGATCCCTGCTTGATGGCCAGGGCGTTGGCCTCCGTGCGGTACTTCTCGGCGGGCTCGGTTTGGACGGCGCGCAGCGCCTGGAGCGCGTCGGCGGCGGTGAGCGCGGAATCGCCCAGGACGCCCAGGGTGATCGGCCGGTTGGCGCCCAGGGAGGCGTCTTCGACGTCGATCTGCACCACCTTGGTGCCGGGCGAAATGAGCCGCCCGTGCCGCATGGTCCACATGTTCAGCGTGCATCCCCAGCCGACGATCAGGTCCGCGCCGCTGATGAACTCCGCCGTCAGGGGCGAGGAAAAGCCGCCGGAAATGCCCAGGTTGTGCAGGTCGCCGTTGAACA contains:
- a CDS encoding dodecin, yielding MADHTYSVSEIVGTSSEGVDAAIKNGIAAAAQTLRNLDWFEVKEIRGHLADGAVADWQVTIKLGFRLER
- a CDS encoding universal stress protein; translation: MTELIVVGVDSSETAMRAAVAAAKLATALKAELHVVSGFDSDRIEEFGSGSDRIVVSAADSAEAVARQVSEELTVEGGSIKYFAARGTPANALISHAEANQAQLIVVGNKRMKGLGRVLGSIANSVAHGAPCDVYIVNTDVD
- a CDS encoding aldo/keto reductase; the encoded protein is MALSPLIELNDGHRIPQIGLGTWPLDDARVAEAVVQAVGLGYRHIDTAVKYGNEQGVGNGIRACGVVREELFVTTKLDGEFQGSGRAAAGLDGSLQRLGLDYVDLLLIHWPLPRRRDFVSTWKTFEELQASGKVRSIGVSNFKPAHLDLLFAETDVVPAVNQIQLSPAIPRPVARAFNQQHHIVTESYSPLGAGGDLLHAPVLARLGKKHAKTPGQVVLRWHVQHGLVAIPKTSNPERMQENLDVFDFTLDHEDLAALDTLDAGPDAGVDSDVQGH
- a CDS encoding thiamine pyrophosphate-binding protein, encoding MSGQIRVSTLVGRTLAKLGVGHVFGVVGSGNFDVTSTLVQEGIPYTAARHEGGAATMADAYSRMSGKVGVVTTHQGCGLSNAITGIGEAAKSRTPLIVLTADTQAAATRSNFKIDQDALARSVGAVAERIHTPETAVADTVRAFRTAVNERRTVVLSLPLDVQSGTAADEAGAVVVPVPAKLRPDAAAVERLVALISAAERPVFVAGRGGRGARDEILALARHAGALVATSAVASGLFNGDLHNLGISGGFSSPLTAEFISGADLIVGWGCTLNMWTMRHGRLISPGTKVVQIDVEDASLGANRPITLGVLGDSALTAADALQALRAVQTEPAEKYRTEANALAIKQGSRWRDVETPDLSTAASIDPRVLSRELDTILPAERILAVDSGNFMGYPSQYLAVPDEFGFCFTQAFQAIGLGLSTAIGAALAQPNRLPVLGAGDGGFLMGISELETAVRLKLPLVCIVYNDAAYGAEVHHFAEHHSGADLGSVVFPETDLAAIARGYGAEGVTVRTIADLDAVRSWVDAYRAGTQERPIVIDAKIASDGGSWWLAEAFQGH
- a CDS encoding lactonase family protein → MAELVWTGSYTADSNGNGKGIGALSLGADGHVASLGLATAADSPSFLAIHPELPVVYAVEEHAQTVRAYRPSGASGLDPLGGTWPAGPAACHVAVDPQGRFLVVACWGDGQVVLYELDHDGGITSRHSAAPAVDPYGAGPGGEARPSRAHASLMLPDGRIMTTDLGHDLLRVWRYVPGEGLVADHQVVLPKGSGPRHLTRHSSGTVFVVTEYSIEVATVRPSPDGTFELAAIGPATAEGAFDGDSAAEIGLSPDGRHAYVGVRGSNRICVLRVTEDGTRLEPLADVPSGGNWPRHHLVRAGWLHVAHERSNDVVTFRLHPETGLPEGPISRVETGSPTALLAAGHLDGS
- a CDS encoding YdiU family protein, with the translated sequence MSDTAASTVTFGGRFAREFAEMAIPWRAEKAPEPRLLVLNAPLAAELGLDPDFLRSPAGLLLLTGNDFPEEATPVAQAYAGHQFGWYSPRLGDGRALLLGELTHVDGRPRDLHLKGSGRTPFARNGDGLAVVGPMLREYIVSEAMHALGIPTTRSLAVVGTGRAVQRETLLPGAVLARVASSHLRVGSFQYARATGDVELLRRLADYAIACHHPGAADAGNPYLALFQAVIAAQASLLARWMLVGFVHGVMNTDNMTISGETIDYGPCAFMEGFDPAAVYSSIDESGRYAYRNQPVVAEWNLARLAEALLPLLHDDEEQGVALAVESLEGFRRQYSAAWSAGMRTKIGLSQDADDGVASPLVDELLALLQEGRVDYTGFFRNLGKAARGLSGPARGMVLDLAAFDAWLGRWRAADPDAGLMDRVNPAYIPRNHLVEEALAAATAGDLDPLHELLDAVARPFEERPGLERYAAAAPEDFGAYRTFCGT
- a CDS encoding aldo/keto reductase is translated as MHYTHLGRSGLKVSRLCLGTMNFGPQTEEATAHSIMDAALDSGINFFDTANVYGGTGHRGWTEEILGRWFAKGGERRERTVLATKLYGTMTDRPNESKLSALNIRRALDASLKRLQTDYIDIYQFHHIDRDTPWDEIWQAMEVAVQQGKILYAGSSNFAGWHIAQAQEAARRRHYTGLVSEQSIYNLLTRQVELEVIPAAQQYGLGLIPWSPLHGGLLGGVLKKEQQGVRRAEGRALETLKKHRDQIQQYEDFADDLGQAPGDIALAWLLHQPAVTAPIVGPRTQEQLDAAIRALDVTLDADALKRLDDIFPGHRTAPEDYAW